From Pseudomonas poae, the proteins below share one genomic window:
- a CDS encoding MFS transporter encodes MQNSTQAANAWRILFLLFLANLFNFFDRTIPAIIIEPIRMEWHLSDFQLGIIGTAFTIVYAIAGLPLGRLADTGSRSKLMGWGLFAWSGLTAVNGMVGSFWTFLLVRMGIGIGEASYAPAANSLIGDLFPAHRRARAMGIFMLGLPLGLLLAFFTIGWMVKAFDSWRAPFFIAAVPGMILAVFMFYIKEPKRGAAETVQVSQERVDRPIRRVLAVPTFLWLVLAGLCFNFATYACNSFLVPMLQRYFLMPLQEAAVATGVIVGVTGLVGLTLGGWIADKIHQRVANGRLLFAACSLIISTVTTAWALHAGRIEIGVFVALFSVGWLFAYNFYTCVYTAIQDVVEPRLRATAMALFFAGLYLLGGGMGPIVVGGLSDHFAHSAMYAEGATQMTEAYKAVGLHDAMYLIPVALFLTMLFLFQASRSFVRDAKRMKDGLSEVVVPASAATA; translated from the coding sequence ATGCAGAACTCGACCCAAGCGGCGAATGCCTGGCGCATTCTGTTCCTGCTGTTCCTCGCCAACTTGTTCAACTTCTTCGATCGCACCATTCCGGCGATCATCATCGAGCCAATCCGCATGGAATGGCACCTGAGCGACTTTCAGCTCGGCATCATCGGCACCGCCTTCACCATCGTCTACGCCATTGCCGGCTTGCCGCTCGGGCGCCTGGCCGACACCGGCTCGCGCAGCAAACTCATGGGCTGGGGCCTGTTCGCCTGGAGCGGGCTGACGGCGGTGAACGGCATGGTCGGCAGTTTCTGGACCTTCCTGCTGGTGCGCATGGGCATCGGCATTGGTGAAGCCAGCTATGCCCCGGCGGCCAACTCGTTGATTGGCGACCTGTTCCCGGCGCACCGCCGCGCCCGGGCCATGGGGATTTTCATGCTCGGCCTGCCGCTGGGGCTGTTGCTGGCTTTCTTCACCATCGGCTGGATGGTCAAGGCGTTCGACAGCTGGCGTGCGCCGTTCTTTATCGCAGCCGTGCCGGGGATGATCCTGGCGGTGTTCATGTTCTATATCAAGGAGCCCAAGCGCGGCGCCGCGGAAACCGTGCAAGTGTCACAGGAACGCGTCGACCGCCCGATCCGCCGCGTGCTGGCGGTGCCGACCTTCCTGTGGCTGGTGCTGGCGGGGCTGTGCTTCAACTTCGCGACCTATGCGTGCAACTCGTTCCTGGTGCCGATGCTGCAGCGCTACTTCCTGATGCCCTTGCAGGAGGCGGCGGTCGCCACTGGGGTGATTGTCGGCGTCACTGGCCTGGTGGGCCTGACCTTGGGCGGCTGGATTGCCGACAAGATTCATCAGCGGGTTGCCAATGGGCGACTGTTGTTCGCGGCGTGCAGCCTGATCATCTCCACCGTCACCACTGCCTGGGCCTTGCATGCCGGGCGTATTGAGATCGGTGTGTTCGTGGCGCTGTTCAGTGTGGGCTGGTTGTTTGCCTATAACTTCTACACCTGCGTATACACGGCGATTCAGGACGTGGTTGAACCGCGCCTGCGGGCCACGGCGATGGCGCTGTTCTTTGCCGGGTTGTACTTGCTGGGCGGGGGCATGGGACCGATTGTGGTGGGCGGCTTGTCGGATCACTTTGCCCATTCGGCGATGTATGCCGAGGGGGCGACGCAGATGACCGAGGCTTATAAAGCGGTGGGCTTGCACGACGCCATGTACCTGATCCCGGTGGCGCTGTTCTTGACCATGCTGTTTCTGTTCCAGGCGTCGCGCAGTTTTGTGCGCGATGCCAAGCGAATGAAGGATGGCTTGAGCGAGGTGGTGGTGCCGGCTTCGGCGGCAACAGCCTAA
- the pcaR gene encoding pca regulon transcriptional regulator PcaR — MNDQLRNSFASVAPPIVASPAKRIQAFTGDPDFMTSLARGLAVVQAFQERKRHLTIAQISHRTEIPRAAVRRCLHTLIKLGYATTDGRTYSLLPKVLTLGHAYLSSTPLAVSAQPYLDRMSEQLHEACNMATLEGDDILYIARSATTQRLISVDLSVGGRLPAYCTSMGRILLAALDDASLQDYLDHADLQTKTSRTLTTPEALFECLQQVRQQGWCIVDQELEQGLRSIAVPVYDASGQVLAALNVSTHAGRVSRSELEQRFLPSMLSASRELSAQLFA, encoded by the coding sequence ATGAACGATCAATTGCGCAACTCTTTCGCGTCAGTGGCGCCGCCGATCGTTGCCTCGCCGGCCAAGCGTATCCAGGCATTTACCGGTGATCCGGATTTCATGACCTCCCTGGCCCGTGGTCTGGCTGTGGTGCAGGCGTTCCAGGAGCGCAAGCGCCACCTCACCATCGCCCAGATCAGCCACCGCACGGAAATCCCCCGCGCCGCCGTACGCCGTTGCCTGCACACGTTGATCAAGCTGGGTTATGCCACCACGGATGGGCGGACTTATTCGCTGTTGCCCAAAGTCCTGACCCTGGGCCACGCCTACTTGTCGTCCACGCCGCTGGCGGTGTCGGCCCAACCCTACCTTGACCGCATGAGTGAGCAACTCCACGAAGCCTGCAACATGGCCACCCTTGAAGGCGACGACATTCTCTATATCGCCCGTTCGGCCACCACTCAGCGCCTGATTTCGGTGGACCTGTCGGTGGGCGGGCGCTTGCCGGCGTATTGCACCTCCATGGGCCGCATCCTGCTGGCGGCATTGGACGACGCCTCGCTGCAGGATTACCTCGACCACGCCGACCTGCAAACCAAAACCAGCCGCACGCTGACCACTCCCGAAGCTTTGTTCGAATGCCTGCAACAAGTGCGTCAGCAGGGTTGGTGCATTGTGGATCAGGAATTGGAGCAGGGCCTGCGCTCCATCGCGGTGCCGGTGTACGACGCGTCCGGCCAGGTGCTGGCCGCGCTCAACGTCAGCACGCATGCCGGCCGAGTCAGCCGCAGCGAACTGGAGCAGCGATTTTTGCCGAGCATGCTCAGTGCCAGCCGTGAGTTGAGTGCACAACTGTTTGCCTAA
- a CDS encoding LysR substrate-binding domain-containing protein, which yields MSLHKDLPPLLALRAFEAVARHLSFIKAANELSVTQSALSHQVQKLEQHLGKPLFIRRTRAIDLTADGQRYYEEIRPALDAIAAATRAQRTAPSTSVLRVGLLASFATLWLAPRLAAFLNRYPHIQVELLPAIQLANVAGAEVDLAIRYGKGDWPDVQATRLMPEVISPVCSPAFKASQLHNGPLLMATSHRPFEWTDWSEHYQVDLEHHPRVLLHDYNIVVEAAVAGQGIAMGRHRLIERKLQDGSLVQAYDWPPYRSEIGYWLIAPQGAVSEAARCFSEWLKDACRDA from the coding sequence GTGTCACTGCACAAGGACCTTCCCCCGCTGCTGGCCCTGCGCGCCTTTGAAGCCGTGGCCCGGCACTTGAGTTTTATCAAAGCGGCCAATGAGTTGTCGGTAACCCAAAGCGCCCTCAGCCACCAGGTGCAAAAACTCGAACAGCACCTGGGCAAACCGCTGTTTATCCGACGCACCCGTGCGATCGATCTGACCGCCGACGGCCAACGCTACTACGAAGAAATCCGCCCCGCCCTCGACGCCATCGCCGCCGCCACTCGCGCCCAGCGAACAGCGCCCAGTACCAGCGTGCTGCGCGTCGGCCTGCTGGCCTCCTTCGCCACCCTGTGGCTGGCCCCGCGCCTGGCTGCGTTTTTGAACCGCTACCCGCATATCCAGGTGGAGCTGTTGCCGGCGATTCAATTGGCCAATGTCGCTGGCGCCGAGGTCGACCTGGCGATTCGTTATGGCAAGGGCGACTGGCCCGACGTGCAGGCCACGCGGCTGATGCCTGAAGTGATCTCACCGGTCTGCAGCCCGGCCTTCAAGGCCAGCCAGTTGCACAACGGGCCGTTGCTGATGGCCACTTCGCACCGCCCCTTCGAGTGGACGGATTGGTCGGAGCATTATCAAGTCGACCTCGAACACCACCCACGCGTGCTGCTGCACGACTACAACATCGTGGTCGAAGCCGCCGTAGCCGGCCAGGGCATCGCCATGGGGCGTCACCGTTTGATCGAGCGCAAACTCCAGGACGGCAGCCTGGTGCAAGCCTACGACTGGCCGCCGTATCGCAGCGAGATCGGTTACTGGCTGATCGCGCCCCAGGGCGCCGTCAGTGAAGCCGCCAGGTGTTTCAGCGAGTGGCTGAAGGACGCCTGCCGCGACGCGTGA
- a CDS encoding aspartate-semialdehyde dehydrogenase produces the protein MLPPMLPVSVVPVTSQLDPVRQKPDIPPVVPVQPGSNESTIDLKKGDSEQSTFLLREEQRRQQEQQKRRREADEDPEVHLAIPGDVLNADNTVPVVPLIEDAPRQGLWVDVEV, from the coding sequence ATGCTGCCACCCATGCTGCCCGTGAGCGTTGTGCCGGTCACGTCACAACTCGATCCGGTCCGCCAGAAGCCGGATATCCCGCCCGTGGTGCCAGTGCAACCGGGCTCCAACGAAAGCACGATCGACCTGAAAAAGGGCGATTCCGAGCAGTCGACGTTCCTCTTGCGTGAAGAACAGCGCCGCCAGCAGGAGCAGCAGAAACGCCGGCGCGAAGCCGACGAAGACCCTGAAGTACACCTGGCGATCCCCGGTGACGTGCTGAACGCCGACAACACGGTGCCGGTGGTGCCGCTGATCGAAGACGCGCCGCGCCAGGGTTTGTGGGTGGACGTCGAGGTTTAA
- the rapA gene encoding RNA polymerase-associated protein RapA gives MAQQYQPGQRWISDSEAELGLGTVLAQDGRLLTVLYPATGDTRQYALRNAPLTRVRFSPGDSITHFEGWKMTVQEVDDVDGLLVYHGLNGQNEQVTLPETQLSNFIQFRLASDRLFAGQIDPLAWFSLRYHTLEHTSRQLQSALWGLGGVRAQPIAHQLHIAREVADRIAPRVLLADEVGLGKTIEAGLVIHRQLLSGRANRVLILVPENLQHQWLVEMRRRFNLQVALFDEERFIESDATNPFEDTQLALVALEWLVDDEKAQDALFAAGWDLLVVDEAHHLVWHEEKASPEYSLVEQLAEVIPGVLLLTATPEQLGQDSHFARLRLLDPNRFHDLQAFRAESENYRPVAEAVQELLDKGRLSPAAHKTIQGFLGNEGEALLTAVNDGDTEASARLVRELLDRHGTGRVLFRNTRAAVQGFPERKLHAYPLPNPDEYLELPLGEHAELYPEVSFQSQPDIEEENRWWRFDPRVEWLIDQLKMLKRTKVLVICAHAETAMDLEDALRVRSGIPATVFHEGMNILERDRAAAYFADEEFGAQVLICSEIGSEGRNFQFSHHLVLFDLPSHPDLLEQRIGRLDRIGQKHVIELHVPYLETSPQERLFQWYHEALNAFLNTCPTGNALQHQFGPRLLPLLENADDGEWQTLVDEARAERERLEQELHTGRDRLLELNSGGAGEGDALVEDILEQDDQFALPIYMETLFDAFGIDSEDHSENALILKPSEKMLDASFPLGDDEGVTITYDRNQALSREDMQFITWEHPMVQGGMDLVLSGSMGNTAVALIKNKALKPGTVLLELLYVSEVVAPRSLQLGRYLPPAALRCLLDANGNDLSGRVSFETLNDQLESVPRASANKFIQAQRDQLTPRINAGEEKITPRHAERVAEAKRRLAADTDEELARLTALQAVNPTVRDSELVALRNQREQGLAMLDKAALRLEAIRVLVAG, from the coding sequence ATGGCGCAGCAGTATCAACCGGGGCAACGCTGGATTAGTGACAGCGAAGCAGAGCTGGGGTTAGGCACCGTTCTGGCACAGGACGGGCGCTTGTTGACCGTGCTCTATCCGGCCACTGGCGACACTCGCCAGTATGCGCTACGGAATGCGCCCCTCACTCGCGTGAGGTTCTCGCCGGGTGACTCAATCACCCATTTCGAAGGCTGGAAAATGACCGTACAGGAGGTCGACGACGTCGACGGCCTGCTGGTCTACCACGGCCTCAATGGGCAGAACGAGCAGGTCACCCTGCCGGAAACCCAACTGTCGAACTTCATCCAGTTCCGTCTGGCCAGCGACCGTCTGTTCGCCGGGCAGATCGACCCGCTGGCCTGGTTCTCGCTGCGCTACCACACCCTGGAACACACCAGCCGCCAGTTGCAGTCCGCGCTGTGGGGCCTGGGCGGTGTACGTGCACAACCCATTGCTCACCAACTGCACATCGCCCGTGAAGTCGCCGACCGTATCGCGCCACGGGTATTGCTGGCCGACGAAGTGGGCCTGGGCAAGACCATCGAGGCCGGCCTGGTGATCCATCGCCAGCTGCTATCGGGCCGCGCCAACCGCGTGCTGATCCTGGTGCCGGAAAACCTGCAGCACCAGTGGCTGGTGGAAATGCGCCGCCGCTTCAACCTGCAAGTCGCGCTGTTTGACGAAGAGCGCTTTATCGAAAGCGATGCCACCAACCCGTTCGAAGACACCCAGCTGGCCCTGGTGGCCCTGGAATGGCTGGTGGACGACGAGAAGGCCCAGGATGCGCTGTTCGCCGCCGGCTGGGACCTGCTGGTAGTCGACGAAGCCCACCACCTGGTGTGGCATGAAGAAAAAGCCAGCCCCGAGTACTCGCTGGTCGAGCAACTGGCCGAAGTGATCCCGGGCGTGCTGCTGCTCACCGCCACGCCTGAGCAACTGGGCCAGGACAGCCACTTCGCCCGCCTGCGCCTGCTCGACCCGAACCGTTTCCACGACCTGCAAGCCTTCCGCGCCGAGAGCGAAAACTATCGCCCGGTGGCCGAAGCCGTGCAGGAGCTGCTGGACAAGGGCCGCCTGTCGCCTGCCGCGCACAAGACTATCCAGGGTTTCCTGGGTAACGAAGGCGAGGCGTTACTCACCGCCGTCAACGATGGCGACACCGAAGCCAGCGCACGCCTGGTGCGCGAGTTGCTCGACCGCCATGGCACCGGGCGCGTGCTGTTCCGCAATACCCGCGCCGCCGTGCAGGGTTTCCCCGAGCGCAAGCTGCACGCCTACCCGCTGCCGAACCCGGACGAATACCTGGAGTTGCCGCTGGGCGAACATGCCGAGCTGTACCCGGAAGTCAGCTTCCAGTCGCAGCCCGACATTGAGGAAGAAAACCGCTGGTGGCGCTTTGACCCACGGGTCGAATGGTTGATCGACCAGCTGAAAATGCTCAAGCGCACCAAGGTCCTGGTGATCTGCGCCCACGCCGAAACCGCCATGGACCTGGAAGACGCGCTGCGCGTGCGCTCCGGCATTCCGGCCACGGTGTTCCACGAGGGCATGAACATCCTCGAGCGTGACCGCGCCGCCGCCTACTTCGCGGATGAAGAGTTCGGCGCCCAGGTGCTGATCTGCTCGGAAATCGGCAGTGAAGGTCGCAACTTCCAGTTCTCCCACCACCTGGTGCTGTTCGACCTGCCGTCCCACCCTGACCTGCTGGAACAGCGGATCGGCCGTCTGGACCGGATCGGCCAGAAGCACGTGATCGAACTGCACGTGCCGTACCTGGAAACCAGCCCGCAAGAGCGTCTGTTTCAGTGGTATCACGAGGCGCTGAACGCGTTCCTCAACACCTGCCCGACCGGTAACGCCTTGCAGCACCAGTTCGGCCCGCGCCTGCTGCCGCTGCTGGAAAACGCCGACGACGGCGAGTGGCAAACCCTGGTCGACGAGGCCCGTGCCGAGCGCGAGCGCCTGGAGCAGGAACTGCACACCGGCCGCGACCGCCTGCTGGAGCTCAATTCCGGCGGCGCCGGTGAAGGCGATGCATTGGTTGAAGACATCCTTGAGCAAGACGACCAGTTCGCCCTGCCGATCTATATGGAAACCCTGTTCGACGCGTTCGGCATCGACAGCGAAGACCATTCGGAAAACGCGCTGATCCTCAAGCCCAGCGAAAAAATGCTCGACGCCAGCTTCCCCCTGGGTGACGACGAAGGTGTGACCATCACCTACGACCGTAACCAGGCACTGTCGCGTGAAGACATGCAGTTCATCACCTGGGAACACCCGATGGTGCAGGGTGGCATGGACCTGGTGCTGTCCGGTTCGATGGGCAACACCGCCGTGGCGCTGATCAAGAACAAGGCGCTCAAGCCGGGCACCGTGTTGCTGGAACTGCTCTACGTCAGCGAAGTGGTTGCCCCGCGCTCGCTGCAACTGGGCCGCTACCTGCCGCCGGCCGCGCTGCGCTGCCTGCTGGATGCGAATGGCAATGACCTGTCGGGCCGCGTGTCGTTCGAAACCCTCAACGACCAGCTGGAAAGCGTGCCACGGGCCAGCGCCAACAAGTTTATCCAGGCCCAGCGCGATCAGCTGACGCCACGGATCAACGCCGGCGAAGAGAAAATCACCCCACGCCACGCCGAGCGTGTGGCCGAGGCCAAGCGCCGCCTGGCAGCGGACACCGACGAAGAGCTGGCACGCCTGACCGCGTTGCAGGCGGTCAACCCGACCGTACGCGACAGCGAATTGGTGGCCCTGCGTAACCAACGCGAGCAAGGCCTGGCCATGCTCGACAAGGCGGCGCTGCGACTGGAAGCGATTCGGGTGTTGGTGGCGGGTTGA
- a CDS encoding RidA family protein, whose translation MSNSIRQRVHAIGLTLPTPSQPAANYISCVVSQNQLFISGQIPLVDGKPAYLGRLGEGLSDEDGAQAAELATLGLLAQLSEAVGDDLARVVRTLRLGVFIASSGDFSRQSAVANGASNLLVNALGDKGRHVRSAVGVSSLPAGVAVEVDAIFELQP comes from the coding sequence ATGAGCAACTCCATTCGCCAACGTGTGCACGCCATCGGCCTGACGCTGCCCACCCCAAGCCAGCCGGCGGCCAACTACATCAGCTGTGTGGTGAGCCAGAACCAGCTGTTTATCTCCGGGCAAATTCCATTGGTCGACGGTAAACCCGCCTACCTCGGCCGGCTGGGCGAAGGCCTCAGCGATGAGGACGGCGCTCAGGCGGCAGAGCTGGCGACGCTGGGCCTGCTGGCGCAATTGAGTGAAGCCGTAGGAGATGACCTGGCGCGTGTGGTGCGCACTCTGCGCCTGGGCGTATTCATCGCCAGCAGCGGCGACTTCTCGCGCCAGAGCGCGGTCGCCAACGGTGCCTCGAACCTGCTGGTCAACGCCCTTGGCGACAAGGGCCGGCATGTGCGCAGCGCCGTGGGCGTGTCCAGCCTGCCAGCCGGTGTGGCCGTGGAAGTCGATGCGATTTTCGAGCTGCAGCCGTGA